One window of Sulfurospirillum sp. 1612 genomic DNA carries:
- a CDS encoding HP0495 family protein, whose product MAYSKELKLEYPLSWEYKIILEKEHDAALISKELLKDRDHRVKKSQDSTKGKYSSHALQVVVHSDEDRKAIFDALKQHKKIKFVL is encoded by the coding sequence GTGGCGTATTCAAAAGAACTTAAATTAGAATATCCCTTGTCGTGGGAATATAAAATTATTTTAGAAAAAGAACATGACGCTGCGTTGATCAGCAAAGAGTTACTCAAAGATCGTGATCACCGTGTCAAAAAATCTCAAGATAGCACAAAAGGTAAATATTCAAGCCATGCTTTGCAAGTTGTGGTTCATAGTGATGAAGATAGAAAAGCTATTTTTGATGCCTTAAAACAGCACAAAAAAATCAAATTTGTACTTTAA
- the moaC gene encoding cyclic pyranopterin monophosphate synthase MoaC yields MKLTHLDEKDRPKMVDVSDKDDTTRIAVASGVIKMSPDAYEMIVSEKTKKGPVLQTAVIAAILGAKQTSSLIPMCHPLMLTSVNCDVDELPELPGFKLTVATKLRGQTGVEMEALTGVSIGLLTIYDMAKAIDRTMVIRDVMLEEKSGGKSGVFKRT; encoded by the coding sequence ATGAAATTAACACATTTAGATGAAAAAGATAGACCTAAGATGGTCGATGTCTCGGACAAAGATGATACAACACGCATTGCCGTAGCCAGTGGGGTCATCAAGATGAGCCCGGACGCTTATGAGATGATTGTCTCAGAGAAAACAAAAAAAGGGCCCGTATTACAAACCGCAGTCATCGCCGCGATTTTGGGGGCAAAACAGACCAGTTCTTTGATCCCGATGTGCCATCCCTTGATGTTGACATCGGTGAATTGTGATGTGGATGAGTTGCCAGAACTTCCAGGTTTTAAACTCACCGTCGCGACAAAACTACGAGGACAAACCGGAGTTGAGATGGAAGCCCTCACGGGTGTGAGTATTGGATTGTTGACCATTTATGATATGGCTAAAGCCATCGATAGAACGATGGTGATTCGTGATGTTATGTTAGAAGAGAAAAGTGGAGGCAAGAGTGGCGTATTCAAAAGAACTTAA
- a CDS encoding lactate utilization protein, with protein sequence MQKLIENLEKNGFSVHRVKNKEEALALAKTFLQGVHTVGLGGSTTVNQIGLLDYLLEQKEIKVSNQYESGISMEENTRRRREGMLSDLYVTGCNAITQEGELINADGSGNRVAAQIFGPKKVLIIAGVNKIVPTREAGFERIKNVAAQKNIDRMNTKALEMGKEPRYNWNNIANKFAYINGDEPDRTHIILVDESLGF encoded by the coding sequence ATGCAAAAATTGATAGAAAATCTTGAAAAAAATGGTTTTAGCGTTCATAGGGTGAAAAACAAAGAGGAAGCTTTGGCGTTGGCAAAAACATTTTTACAAGGCGTGCATACAGTGGGGCTTGGAGGTTCCACCACGGTGAATCAAATCGGATTATTAGATTATTTACTAGAGCAAAAAGAGATAAAAGTCTCGAACCAATACGAAAGTGGCATCAGCATGGAGGAGAACACCCGAAGAAGACGCGAGGGCATGTTGAGTGATTTGTACGTCACAGGATGTAATGCGATTACCCAAGAGGGTGAGTTAATCAATGCCGATGGTAGCGGTAATCGTGTCGCGGCACAAATATTTGGCCCCAAAAAAGTATTGATTATCGCAGGCGTCAATAAAATAGTGCCGACACGTGAAGCGGGATTTGAGCGCATCAAAAATGTCGCCGCTCAAAAAAATATCGATCGCATGAATACCAAAGCATTGGAGATGGGCAAAGAGCCTCGATACAATTGGAACAATATCGCAAACAAATTTGCCTACATCAATGGCGATGAACCAGACAGAACGCATATTATTTTAGTCGATGAGTCATTGGGTTTTTGA
- a CDS encoding pyridoxal phosphate-dependent aminotransferase: MRCSQMSSFIVMDIVRDALQYEDAIHFEVGQPDIPPSPKVKHAMIEAIQADHFAYTESLGLYDLRLKIAKHYYKTYGVRVDAKQIFLTPGTSGAFLIAYALSLKTGAKLGLSDPSYPCYRNFARILDIDPVFMPIDKNDDFQLHVADLQKHPLDALQISSPGNPTGNLYHDDNLKALIAYCEQNDIAFISDELYHGLTYEKDARSALEFSDNVLVINGFSKYYCVPGNRLGWIIVPKHQCEAAEKVCQNLFISAPTLSQYGALEAFDEEYQAKVKAAFKERRDYLYEQLSQIFEIDAAPEGAFYIWANVSKYSDDSFEFAKSLLHDIHVAATPGIDFGQNGTNQYIRFAYTRSIEHMSEGIRRMRAYLNIEA, translated from the coding sequence ATGCGATGTTCCCAGATGAGTTCATTTATTGTGATGGATATAGTGCGTGATGCCCTCCAATATGAAGATGCCATACATTTTGAGGTAGGACAACCCGATATTCCCCCTTCTCCAAAAGTCAAACACGCGATGATTGAAGCGATTCAAGCGGACCACTTTGCTTATACTGAGAGTTTGGGATTGTATGATTTGCGCCTCAAAATTGCCAAGCATTACTACAAAACATACGGGGTACGCGTCGATGCTAAACAGATATTTTTAACACCCGGTACGAGTGGCGCTTTTTTGATTGCCTATGCGCTGAGTTTAAAAACTGGAGCCAAATTGGGACTCTCTGATCCTTCATATCCTTGTTATCGAAACTTTGCAAGAATTTTGGATATTGATCCGGTATTTATGCCTATCGATAAAAATGATGATTTTCAACTTCATGTGGCCGATTTACAAAAACACCCACTCGATGCACTTCAAATCTCCTCTCCGGGAAATCCAACAGGAAATCTCTATCATGATGACAATCTCAAAGCATTAATCGCATATTGTGAACAAAACGATATTGCCTTTATCTCTGATGAACTCTACCATGGCCTCACTTATGAAAAAGACGCGAGAAGTGCGCTAGAATTTAGCGATAATGTCTTGGTAATCAATGGTTTTTCAAAATACTATTGCGTCCCGGGAAATCGTTTGGGTTGGATTATCGTACCCAAACACCAATGTGAAGCCGCAGAAAAAGTGTGCCAAAATCTCTTTATCTCCGCTCCAACACTCAGCCAATATGGCGCATTGGAAGCTTTTGATGAGGAGTATCAAGCCAAAGTCAAAGCAGCCTTTAAAGAGAGACGGGATTATCTTTATGAGCAATTATCGCAGATCTTTGAGATTGACGCTGCTCCTGAGGGGGCTTTTTATATCTGGGCCAATGTGTCAAAATATAGCGATGATAGTTTTGAATTTGCCAAAAGCTTGCTTCATGATATCCACGTCGCTGCCACTCCGGGGATTGATTTTGGACAAAATGGAACCAATCAGTACATCCGATTTGCCTACACAAGAAGCATTGAGCATATGAGTGAAGGCATCAGACGTATGAGAGCGTATCTCAATATTGAGGCATAA
- a CDS encoding AEC family transporter — protein sequence MVAIATSLGLKILPLYITIVLGYVVVHFFGARRENMASLLIYIIGPVVIFLASYKVKLNLGVVSLPILLYLLSSFLALISLKFGSLFFRDNTKNILAFTAGTGNTGYFGIPLAIMLLDEGLANIYIFTVLASLLYESTVGFFVVAKGHYSIKQSLIKVAKLPSIYALILGLVFNLAHIELSHDLVAYLDYFKGAYAILGMMMIGMGLKGLAHVGIDKLFMGVAFFIKFIIYPAMVLLLIWIDSMFFHFFSMDLYRVMFIFSIVPMAGNTVAVASLLNVHPEKASLAVILSTVISIVSIPVMLALFMPQY from the coding sequence ATGGTAGCAATCGCGACTTCTTTGGGGTTGAAGATTCTCCCCCTTTATATCACCATTGTGCTTGGCTATGTTGTGGTGCATTTTTTTGGTGCTCGACGTGAAAACATGGCCTCTTTGTTGATTTATATCATCGGACCAGTTGTGATATTTTTGGCCTCATATAAGGTCAAACTCAATCTTGGTGTCGTCTCTTTGCCCATTCTTCTCTATCTTCTAAGTAGTTTTTTGGCGCTCATTTCACTCAAATTTGGAAGTCTCTTTTTTAGAGATAACACCAAAAATATACTAGCGTTCACAGCCGGTACGGGTAATACGGGATATTTTGGCATTCCTCTTGCTATTATGTTGCTCGATGAGGGCTTGGCTAATATTTATATCTTTACCGTGCTTGCCTCACTGTTATATGAGAGTACGGTCGGATTTTTTGTGGTGGCTAAGGGGCACTATAGTATCAAGCAGAGTTTGATTAAGGTGGCAAAACTACCTTCAATTTATGCGCTCATCTTGGGGTTAGTTTTTAATCTTGCGCACATCGAATTGAGTCATGATCTTGTGGCGTATCTGGATTATTTTAAAGGAGCCTATGCTATTTTAGGTATGATGATGATCGGCATGGGACTCAAAGGTTTGGCGCATGTGGGCATTGATAAACTCTTTATGGGGGTCGCATTTTTTATCAAATTTATCATCTATCCTGCGATGGTGTTATTGCTCATTTGGATTGATAGTATGTTTTTTCATTTTTTCTCTATGGATTTGTATCGGGTGATGTTTATCTTCTCCATTGTCCCCATGGCTGGCAATACCGTCGCTGTGGCTTCGCTTTTAAATGTGCATCCTGAAAAAGCCTCACTTGCTGTTATCTTAAGCACGGTGATTTCGATTGTGAGTATCCCTGTGATGCTGGCGTTATTTATGCCTCAATATTGA
- a CDS encoding phospholipase A has product MKKYLFTFLLFGSIMMYASSATKAYLKAQAYEKNGDFKQAMIYYKKAAALSMPLTIVENNASTKSNPDAPIAEFGVNHIDGYKNRSTDKTVQQIIESNFDIKAYKMNYLLPLTYDFVNHAGRKDTETKFQISFKKSLAKNLLGLQDELFLGYTQTSWWQTSAPSSPFRETNYEPELFMMIPNANEQSALKAYKVGLVHQSNGQGGLASRSWNRVYVSAAFQKYGFFIIPRAWYRLPEKKKRNITDPNGDDNPDIYDYLGYGDVTISYPYKQNFFTLLIRNNLKFDSNNKGAIQFDWTFPIKNVKDMFGYIQIFSGYGESLIDYNKRNDRIGIGFALTR; this is encoded by the coding sequence ATGAAAAAATATTTATTCACGTTTCTTCTTTTTGGTTCTATCATGATGTATGCTAGTAGTGCAACAAAAGCCTATCTAAAGGCGCAAGCTTACGAAAAAAACGGCGATTTCAAACAGGCGATGATTTATTATAAAAAAGCAGCTGCCTTGTCCATGCCCCTTACTATTGTGGAAAATAATGCCAGCACAAAGAGCAATCCTGATGCTCCGATTGCTGAGTTTGGTGTCAATCATATTGACGGTTATAAAAATCGTTCTACAGATAAGACGGTACAGCAAATTATCGAATCAAATTTTGATATCAAAGCGTACAAGATGAACTATCTCTTACCTCTGACTTATGATTTTGTGAATCATGCTGGCAGGAAGGACACCGAGACCAAATTTCAAATCAGTTTCAAAAAGAGTCTTGCCAAAAATCTGCTCGGTTTGCAAGATGAATTGTTTTTGGGATATACGCAGACTTCATGGTGGCAAACAAGCGCACCATCTTCTCCTTTTAGAGAAACCAATTATGAGCCAGAACTCTTCATGATGATTCCCAATGCGAATGAGCAAAGTGCCTTGAAAGCTTATAAAGTGGGCTTGGTGCACCAATCCAACGGTCAAGGGGGCTTGGCATCACGATCATGGAACCGTGTCTATGTGAGCGCGGCATTTCAAAAGTATGGATTTTTTATTATCCCAAGGGCGTGGTACCGTTTGCCGGAGAAGAAAAAGCGCAATATCACCGATCCAAACGGCGATGATAATCCCGATATTTATGATTATCTCGGATATGGGGATGTGACAATCTCTTATCCTTATAAGCAAAACTTTTTCACCCTTTTAATACGCAATAACCTAAAATTTGACAGCAACAACAAAGGGGCGATTCAGTTTGATTGGACGTTTCCGATTAAAAACGTCAAAGATATGTTTGGCTATATTCAGATTTTTAGCGGTTATGGTGAGAGTTTGATTGACTATAATAAAAGAAATGACAGAATCGGTATCGGTTTTGCGCTCACACGATAA
- a CDS encoding Dabb family protein — protein MIRHIVFFKLKESSAANKTAVKTKILSLKGKIEGVQHIEMGLNFSKETRAYDLALIVDFDTLSALQYYATHPQHLEALGAIKNLVEKTHVVDYEL, from the coding sequence ATGATTAGACATATTGTGTTTTTTAAGCTAAAAGAGAGCAGTGCTGCGAATAAAACGGCAGTAAAAACGAAGATTTTATCTTTAAAAGGTAAGATTGAAGGGGTCCAACATATTGAGATGGGTCTCAATTTTAGCAAAGAGACGCGGGCTTATGATCTCGCTCTTATAGTAGATTTTGATACATTATCAGCTTTGCAATATTATGCGACGCATCCACAACATCTTGAGGCTTTAGGTGCTATTAAAAATTTGGTAGAAAAAACACATGTAGTTGATTACGAATTATGA
- a CDS encoding EAL domain-containing protein, with protein MIDPLTTLPDAQDLDALLANTKFPSIFKLDIKNFKNINLKYGDECGDKVLQTFAHNLKAFAAPHDMDAFRLHNDAFVLLSKAPFELEKIESLLIEIPESLQHKKIIFSGNDVVISYNMGISIDHFNTLLKADIALKVAKAQDQEYMTYSLFAKNLLDENAKALQQLIATAIEKERISPYFQPVVDAHGNRAFCEVLTRFDDADNLQSPILFFNLAHQFGRYKELLEVMLHKLVTILEQKPATVSLNISQQDLEDEAILQMMLSILREKDILFELDIKNFKDDANASIAKLKAAGIKVLLDNVKSFDVCEGIDFEAIDFIKLHPDTTREVNIQQYQDLVGTLKRYGKPMIATGINSQQSYEIAKAMGCEYFQGFLIARPKKEI; from the coding sequence ATGATAGATCCATTGACGACGCTTCCCGATGCTCAGGATTTAGATGCGCTCTTAGCAAATACAAAATTTCCATCTATTTTCAAGCTGGATATCAAAAATTTTAAAAATATTAACCTTAAATATGGAGATGAGTGTGGGGATAAGGTCCTCCAAACGTTTGCCCATAATCTCAAGGCTTTTGCAGCACCGCATGATATGGATGCATTTCGTCTTCACAATGATGCTTTTGTGCTGTTGTCAAAAGCACCTTTTGAGCTTGAAAAAATTGAATCACTCCTGATAGAGATTCCGGAATCTTTACAACATAAAAAGATTATCTTTTCCGGTAATGACGTGGTGATTTCTTACAATATGGGGATTAGTATTGACCATTTTAATACCCTTTTAAAAGCTGATATTGCCTTAAAAGTTGCCAAAGCGCAAGACCAAGAGTACATGACCTACTCACTCTTTGCCAAAAATTTACTGGATGAAAATGCAAAAGCATTGCAACAATTGATTGCCACGGCTATTGAAAAAGAGCGGATTAGCCCTTATTTTCAACCGGTGGTAGATGCACATGGAAATAGAGCGTTTTGTGAAGTATTGACGCGTTTTGATGATGCTGACAATTTACAATCACCGATACTCTTTTTTAATCTTGCCCATCAGTTTGGACGTTATAAAGAGCTTCTAGAAGTGATGTTACATAAATTAGTGACCATCCTCGAACAAAAGCCAGCAACTGTGAGTCTTAATATCAGCCAACAAGACCTTGAAGATGAAGCGATTTTGCAGATGATGCTATCCATCTTAAGAGAGAAAGATATCCTTTTTGAATTGGATATAAAAAACTTCAAAGACGATGCCAATGCGTCTATCGCCAAACTTAAAGCAGCGGGTATCAAGGTGCTTTTGGATAATGTAAAAAGCTTCGATGTTTGTGAGGGAATTGATTTTGAAGCGATAGATTTTATTAAATTGCATCCAGATACGACTCGCGAGGTGAATATCCAACAATATCAAGACTTAGTCGGAACACTCAAACGCTATGGCAAACCGATGATTGCTACGGGTATTAATTCCCAACAGAGTTATGAGATTGCCAAAGCAATGGGTTGTGAGTATTTTCAAGGATTTCTCATAGCACGACCTAAAAAGGAGATTTGA
- the mobA gene encoding molybdenum cofactor guanylyltransferase MobA, which translates to MIIPLPCVIIAGGKSSRMGSDKALLPFGGFSTLTEYQIQRNQSAFQALYVSCKDRSKFDFDANFIEDVKTFEAYSPLVALYSIMTKLQTPICVLSVDTPFVTSDIYKKMYDVFDHDSDAVIARTGERTQQLCAIYSCSLLPKIEENLNKNQHKIQNLFENSNIKYLDIKDSAPFLNLNRQEDYQHALALMKESQS; encoded by the coding sequence ATGATTATACCCTTACCTTGTGTGATTATCGCAGGTGGGAAAAGCTCACGCATGGGGAGTGACAAAGCATTGCTCCCTTTTGGTGGGTTTTCAACACTCACAGAGTATCAAATACAACGCAACCAATCAGCGTTTCAGGCCTTGTATGTGAGTTGTAAAGATCGCAGCAAATTTGATTTTGATGCTAATTTTATTGAAGATGTGAAAACATTCGAGGCGTATTCTCCACTTGTGGCACTTTATAGTATCATGACAAAGCTACAAACCCCTATTTGTGTGCTGAGTGTGGATACGCCTTTTGTGACATCTGATATTTATAAAAAAATGTATGATGTCTTCGATCATGATAGTGATGCGGTGATTGCTCGCACGGGAGAGCGTACTCAGCAATTGTGTGCCATTTACTCTTGCTCATTGCTTCCAAAAATAGAAGAGAATCTTAACAAAAATCAACACAAAATTCAAAATTTATTTGAAAATTCCAATATAAAATATTTGGATATAAAGGATAGTGCTCCTTTTCTCAATCTCAACCGACAAGAGGATTATCAACATGCCTTAGCACTGATGAAAGAGTCTCAATCATGA
- the leuC gene encoding 3-isopropylmalate dehydratase large subunit, which translates to MGQTITEKIFSAHVGHPVKAGEIIRSDIDMIIGNDITTPISIKAFEESGVKELVNPDGFSIVMDHFIPAKDIASANQAKISRDFAYKHNLKYFFDEKDMGIEHALLPEKGLVVPGDVIIGADSHTCTHGALGAFSTGMGSTDISFGLITGGNWFKVPEAIKVVFSGKPADLIYGKDLILEVIRQIGVDGALYKTLEFTGDTLQYLGMDDRFSLCNMAIEAGAKNGIIAVDDITRDFLKDKNLARQPKEFYSDADATYVQTIEIDVTKLEPVIAYPHLPSNGKPLSQAVHDEIAVDQVFIGSCTNGRLEDLRIAAKILKGKKVAQKTRLIITPATQKISMQAQKEGLVDIFIEAGAVFSNPTCGACLGGYMGILGKDEVCISTTNRNFIGRMGDRSSKIYLANSAIAAASAVSGKITDPRSL; encoded by the coding sequence ATGGGTCAGACGATTACAGAGAAAATATTTAGTGCACATGTCGGACATCCCGTAAAAGCCGGGGAAATCATCCGTTCTGATATTGATATGATTATTGGTAATGATATTACAACACCGATATCCATCAAAGCATTTGAAGAGAGTGGTGTTAAAGAATTGGTCAATCCTGATGGATTTAGTATCGTGATGGATCACTTCATCCCGGCAAAAGATATTGCAAGTGCCAATCAAGCAAAGATTAGCCGCGATTTTGCGTATAAACACAACCTCAAATACTTTTTTGATGAAAAAGATATGGGAATTGAGCATGCTTTGTTGCCAGAGAAAGGTTTGGTCGTCCCCGGAGATGTTATCATCGGTGCGGATTCTCACACGTGTACGCATGGTGCTCTTGGAGCATTTTCAACTGGTATGGGCTCGACTGATATCTCTTTTGGGCTGATTACCGGAGGCAATTGGTTTAAAGTGCCAGAAGCTATCAAAGTAGTCTTTAGTGGGAAACCTGCTGATTTAATCTATGGAAAAGATTTGATTTTGGAAGTAATCCGCCAAATTGGAGTGGATGGTGCACTGTATAAAACATTGGAATTCACCGGAGATACCCTTCAATATCTTGGCATGGATGATCGCTTTTCACTGTGTAATATGGCCATTGAAGCGGGTGCAAAAAATGGCATCATTGCTGTGGATGATATTACGCGGGACTTTTTGAAAGATAAAAACCTAGCTCGCCAACCAAAAGAGTTTTACTCTGATGCAGATGCCACTTATGTACAAACTATCGAGATTGATGTCACGAAACTAGAGCCCGTTATCGCTTACCCACATCTTCCTTCAAATGGCAAGCCTCTGAGCCAAGCCGTGCATGATGAAATTGCCGTAGATCAAGTCTTTATCGGCAGCTGTACCAATGGTAGATTGGAAGATTTACGTATTGCTGCGAAAATTCTAAAAGGCAAAAAAGTCGCCCAAAAAACTCGACTTATCATCACACCGGCAACGCAAAAAATCTCGATGCAAGCACAAAAAGAGGGCTTGGTTGATATCTTTATCGAAGCAGGAGCGGTGTTCTCCAATCCGACATGTGGCGCTTGTTTGGGCGGTTATATGGGTATTTTAGGTAAAGATGAGGTATGTATCTCTACTACCAATCGTAACTTTATCGGACGTATGGGAGATCGTAGTAGTAAAATTTATCTTGCCAACTCCGCCATCGCAGCAGCGAGTGCGGTGAGTGGGAAAATCACTGACCCTAGAAGCTTATGA
- a CDS encoding flavin reductase family protein gives MLIDFDENTDAYRLMRQAVIPRPIAWIVTEDHVVNIAPFSYFMALTSTPATMIVSIGHKRNGEPKDTLKNIRKTKKCTICIPQDNQLEMMHFSSKELDEETSEATLFDIPLEKKFQNYPSMIQGAPVAFFCELYQELDIKGSAHKPLIVEIKHMYLEDAYITNKEKMHFEFPAIARIGGDYAHLGVTIKAPIIP, from the coding sequence ATGCTCATAGATTTTGATGAAAACACTGACGCTTATCGGTTGATGCGACAGGCGGTAATACCCCGCCCTATTGCCTGGATTGTCACAGAAGATCACGTGGTTAATATTGCTCCATTTAGCTATTTTATGGCGCTGACTTCCACCCCTGCGACGATGATTGTTTCAATCGGACACAAGCGCAATGGTGAGCCTAAAGATACGCTTAAAAATATCAGAAAGACAAAAAAATGCACGATTTGTATCCCGCAAGATAATCAACTCGAAATGATGCATTTTAGCTCTAAAGAGTTGGATGAAGAGACGAGTGAAGCAACGCTCTTTGATATTCCGCTTGAAAAAAAGTTTCAAAATTATCCCAGTATGATTCAAGGTGCGCCGGTTGCATTTTTTTGTGAACTCTATCAGGAATTAGATATCAAAGGCAGTGCACACAAGCCCCTCATCGTTGAAATCAAGCACATGTATCTTGAGGATGCCTATATTACCAACAAAGAAAAAATGCATTTTGAATTTCCCGCAATTGCACGTATTGGAGGAGATTATGCTCACTTAGGCGTCACGATTAAGGCTCCGATAATTCCGTGA
- a CDS encoding NFACT RNA binding domain-containing protein, with the protein MKRSTLIQISQYLQKFKTISTIKRVDDTIIKIVFDADEVLFFDMRKGDAYVFKKAVYNRAKVYNAPFDVVLNKRFSRAKIEKIEVQENNRVLTIMTKASSSYKIQNTSLILEFTGKNTNCILVDETHHVIEALRHIDSSVSSRSVKVGETLEDLPPFEIKETPQIIDNMEEFLIEQYHTRATQRLQAMKNQRIKNIQKKIDKFQRILQQLENEESLIEKAQQYNFWGTLILSNLESIKNYQTHISLHDFEGNAVEITLPKEARNATEAANILFSSSKKFKKKAKSLYIERENLEEKIAFLQKMQHAIAHAKDAMELNILAPKQKQQKKSKNMPTSYESFYIEGFKIMLGKNEKGNIELLKEAKKRDIWIHMKDIPSSHVIIRTNKQNIPNNVLEFAAQLCVDFSVDKKGLYLVDYTQRRNVRINEGAHVNYVDYKTISVSKE; encoded by the coding sequence ATGAAACGAAGTACTTTAATCCAAATATCACAATATTTACAAAAATTTAAAACCATTAGTACCATCAAGCGTGTTGATGATACGATTATCAAGATTGTCTTTGATGCAGATGAAGTCCTCTTTTTTGATATGAGAAAAGGGGATGCGTATGTTTTCAAAAAAGCAGTTTACAACCGAGCAAAAGTCTATAATGCCCCTTTTGATGTAGTACTAAACAAAAGATTTTCCCGTGCGAAAATCGAAAAAATCGAAGTTCAAGAAAACAACAGAGTCCTTACTATCATGACCAAGGCAAGTAGCAGTTACAAAATTCAAAACACTTCGCTAATCCTTGAATTTACAGGCAAAAACACCAATTGCATCCTCGTAGATGAGACCCACCACGTCATCGAAGCCTTGCGACATATTGACAGCAGTGTATCCTCTAGAAGCGTCAAAGTAGGGGAAACTTTAGAAGATTTGCCTCCCTTTGAGATCAAAGAGACTCCCCAAATCATTGATAATATGGAAGAATTTTTGATTGAGCAGTACCATACAAGAGCAACACAACGCTTACAAGCGATGAAAAACCAACGCATCAAAAATATCCAAAAAAAAATTGACAAATTTCAACGTATTTTACAACAATTAGAAAATGAAGAGAGTCTGATAGAAAAAGCCCAACAATACAATTTCTGGGGCACACTCATCCTCAGCAATTTAGAGAGCATCAAAAACTATCAAACCCACATCTCCTTGCACGATTTTGAAGGAAACGCAGTGGAAATCACCCTGCCCAAAGAGGCAAGAAATGCCACAGAAGCGGCCAATATCTTGTTTTCTAGCTCAAAAAAATTCAAGAAAAAGGCCAAATCACTCTATATTGAACGAGAAAATTTAGAAGAAAAGATTGCTTTTTTGCAAAAAATGCAACACGCAATCGCCCATGCAAAAGATGCCATGGAACTCAATATCCTCGCCCCAAAACAGAAGCAACAAAAAAAATCAAAAAATATGCCAACCTCCTATGAAAGCTTCTATATTGAGGGCTTTAAAATCATGCTAGGCAAGAATGAAAAAGGTAATATTGAGCTACTCAAAGAGGCTAAAAAACGAGATATTTGGATTCACATGAAAGATATTCCCTCTTCACATGTTATAATAAGAACCAACAAGCAAAATATTCCCAACAATGTTTTGGAATTTGCGGCACAATTGTGTGTTGATTTCAGCGTGGATAAAAAAGGTCTCTATTTGGTCGATTATACACAAAGAAGGAATGTCAGAATCAATGAAGGGGCTCATGTTAATTATGTGGATTATAAAACAATAAGCGTATCAAAGGAGTAA
- a CDS encoding phosphatidate cytidylyltransferase, giving the protein MNIKEIYNTSKSRTLTTLALLLLVFGVFIADNILLTWTILGVAYLIAFYEAMALFGYKNSSFFAYALAIWLGAYIYPNPDDISFVVIIIALSIMAHKKDINYKILAPFVYPTIPMLFLFTLYKDFGVYALLWLIVVVASSDIGAYIIGKGIGKTPFSKTSPNKTWEGTLGGILSATILGTIIGLGSVAFVPALVISLLTALSSVWGDLFESYLKRDADVKDSGDIFPGHGGMLDRIDGYMFASIIMLVLLRGLL; this is encoded by the coding sequence ATGAACATTAAAGAGATTTATAACACGAGCAAAAGCCGCACCCTAACCACTTTGGCACTACTTTTGCTAGTCTTTGGGGTATTTATAGCCGACAATATTCTACTGACTTGGACGATTTTAGGCGTAGCCTATCTGATTGCATTTTATGAAGCTATGGCACTTTTTGGATACAAAAATAGTAGCTTCTTTGCCTATGCCTTAGCGATTTGGTTGGGAGCTTATATCTATCCCAATCCTGATGATATTTCCTTTGTCGTCATTATCATTGCCTTATCCATCATGGCACACAAAAAAGATATTAATTATAAAATTTTAGCACCATTTGTTTATCCAACAATCCCTATGCTGTTTTTATTCACACTCTATAAAGACTTTGGCGTCTATGCACTGCTTTGGCTTATCGTTGTCGTTGCAAGTTCTGATATCGGTGCTTATATCATCGGCAAAGGAATAGGGAAAACGCCTTTTTCAAAAACATCACCCAACAAAACATGGGAAGGCACCCTAGGAGGTATTTTATCTGCTACGATACTCGGTACCATCATTGGTCTTGGTAGTGTTGCCTTCGTGCCAGCACTAGTAATATCACTGCTCACCGCACTCTCTTCTGTTTGGGGTGATTTATTTGAAAGTTATCTCAAGCGAGACGCCGATGTCAAAGACAGCGGTGATATTTTCCCGGGACATGGTGGCATGTTAGACCGAATTGATGGCTATATGTTTGCCTCCATCATTATGCTCGTTTTGCTTCGAGGGCTACTCTAA